A genomic segment from Nocardia cyriacigeorgica GUH-2 encodes:
- a CDS encoding class I SAM-dependent methyltransferase, with translation MTSTSSAIGANRALWDEWAAIHAEGSWYDLEAVRRGADKLRDYEVGEIGDVSGMSMLHLQCQIGTDSIAWARRGAAVTGVDFSPVAVEKATSLASDIGVEASFVCSDVMELDKTLEGEFDIVYASRGILGWIPDFAEWSRIVAHFLKPGGFLYLTDIHPVAKVLDDSSNEVRIARPYWPRPEPIRYDVRGTYADPSAQVESSSKYLWTHSTGEVITSIARAGMCVEFFHEFPWLDRPWPCLSQESDRTFTLPDGVELPMFFSLRARKLES, from the coding sequence ATGACCTCGACTTCATCGGCCATCGGCGCAAACCGTGCTCTGTGGGACGAGTGGGCGGCCATTCACGCGGAGGGCAGCTGGTACGACCTCGAAGCGGTCCGCCGGGGCGCCGATAAGCTCCGGGACTATGAGGTCGGCGAGATAGGCGACGTCAGCGGCATGTCGATGCTGCACTTGCAATGCCAGATCGGCACCGACTCGATTGCGTGGGCACGTCGCGGAGCGGCGGTCACCGGTGTGGATTTCTCGCCGGTCGCCGTGGAAAAGGCCACATCTCTGGCTTCGGATATCGGCGTGGAGGCGAGCTTCGTCTGCTCCGATGTCATGGAGCTCGACAAAACCCTCGAAGGCGAGTTCGACATCGTCTACGCCTCACGTGGAATTCTCGGGTGGATCCCGGATTTCGCGGAGTGGTCACGGATCGTTGCGCACTTCCTGAAACCCGGCGGATTCCTCTACCTCACCGATATTCACCCCGTCGCCAAGGTCCTGGACGACTCGAGTAATGAGGTACGAATCGCACGCCCCTATTGGCCACGACCGGAGCCGATCCGTTACGACGTGCGCGGCACGTACGCCGACCCATCGGCGCAGGTCGAATCCTCGAGTAAGTACCTCTGGACGCATAGCACCGGCGAAGTGATCACCTCGATAGCACGGGCTGGAATGTGTGTGGAGTTCTTCCACGAGTTCCCGTGGCTCGACCGGCCCTGGCCATGCCTGAGCCAGGAAAGCGACCGTACTTTCACCCTTCCGGACGGGGTCGAACTTCCGATGTTCTTCTCGCTGAGAGCCCGCAAGCTCGAGTCATAG
- a CDS encoding 3'-5' exonuclease — protein MSAAGHWSEVDYVVVDVEGNGARPPELVELAAVLVEGGRIGRPRTWLIRPPTPISWQARKIHGIRNDDVAECPPVDDVAEEICEVLGDAVPVGHNVRIDLDVLTRSLPGWKPARAIDTLRLARKAWTLPSHKLGALVAHRDLADGLPGGLTPHRAEYDALVTARLFVDLATNGPEPRTAAALFEAGGITLAGEVPEPELKLFDGIGELG, from the coding sequence ATGAGCGCGGCCGGGCACTGGTCGGAGGTCGACTACGTCGTTGTTGATGTAGAGGGTAACGGTGCTCGGCCGCCCGAATTGGTTGAGCTTGCTGCCGTCTTGGTCGAAGGAGGGCGGATCGGTCGGCCCCGCACATGGCTGATCCGTCCACCCACGCCGATTAGCTGGCAGGCCAGAAAGATCCACGGCATCCGCAACGATGATGTCGCCGAGTGTCCACCGGTCGACGATGTCGCCGAAGAAATCTGCGAGGTCCTCGGAGACGCCGTGCCGGTTGGGCACAACGTTCGCATCGACCTCGACGTACTCACCCGTAGCCTGCCGGGCTGGAAACCGGCGCGAGCCATCGACACATTGCGGCTTGCCCGCAAGGCGTGGACCCTGCCGTCCCACAAACTCGGCGCGCTGGTCGCCCACCGCGACTTGGCCGACGGGCTGCCCGGCGGACTGACACCGCACCGTGCGGAGTACGACGCGCTCGTGACTGCTCGACTGTTCGTTGATCTGGCGACCAACGGCCCTGAACCCCGGACTGCTGCCGCCCTGTTCGAGGCCGGTGGTATCACTCTCGCCGGGGAGGTACCCGAGCCCGAACTGAAGCTGTTCGACGGCATCGGAGAACTCGGATGA